The Streptomyces vinaceus genome contains the following window.
GTAGGCGCCAGCCATGATTCCTACCGAGACCCTTGCGGCCGAAGGCCAGGGAGCGCTTTTCCTCATTTTCGCCGGCGTGGTCGTGGTCGTCCTTCTGATCGGCGCGTTCTGGTACGGCAGCCGCCGCAGCGCGCGACGCCGCGCGCCGGCACGGCCGGCCGAGCAG
Protein-coding sequences here:
- a CDS encoding DUF6479 family protein — protein: MIPTETLAAEGQGALFLIFAGVVVVVLLIGAFWYGSRRSARRRAPARPAEQNPVARGREDSWQTPDGSTSDGEPRA